A part of Triplophysa dalaica isolate WHDGS20190420 chromosome 17, ASM1584641v1, whole genome shotgun sequence genomic DNA contains:
- the cpn1 gene encoding carboxypeptidase N catalytic chain yields the protein MLSGCSLIWTGALLLGLQALLTQASEFQHHGYEEMVRALFAVQSECPYISRVYSIGRSVEDRHLYVLEFSDNPGVHEALEPEFKYVGNMHGNEVLGRELLIYLSKFLCEEYRSGNERITRLIHDTRIHILPSMNPDGYEVAARQGPEFNGYLVGRGNAKDIDLNRNFPDLNALMYYYERHNGQNHHLPLPDNWELQVEPETLAVIKWMDNYNFVLSANLHGGAVVANYPFDKSREPRIRGRTTYSTTPDDKIFRKLAKTYSYAHSWMHKGWNCGDYFDEGITNGASWYSLSKGMQDFNYLHTNCFEITLELSCDKFPPATALANEWLANREALVSYMEQVHHGIKGMVYDENNNPISNADISVAGINHDMTSGPDGDYFRLLLPGTYTVTASAPGYQPFTSMVTVGPAEAVQLHFYLKLQPKVSNLHAKAHPNKKGHSTAKLPPTNLGPR from the exons ATGTTGTCAGGCTGCTCTTTGATCTGGACCGGGGCGCTCCTGTTGGGGCTCCAGGCTTTGCTGACCCAGGCATCTGAATTCCAACACCACGGATATGAGGAGATGGTGAGAGCCCTTTTTGCGGTTCAAAGCGAGTGTCCCTACATTTCCCGTGTCTACAGCATCGGCCGGAGTGTGGAGGATCGACACCTTTACGTGTTGGAGTTCAGTGATAATCCAGGCGTCCATGAAGCAT TGGAGCCAGAGTTCAAGTACGTGGGGAACATGCATGGGAACGAGGTGCTTGGCAGGGAGCTGCTCATCTACTTATCCAAGTTCCTGTGCGAGGAATACCGGTCAGGAAACGAGCGGATCACACGGCTTATTCACGACACACGGATCCATATCCTTCCTTCCATGAACCCGGATGGATATGAAGTGGCCGCCAGGCAG GGTCCAGAGTTCAACGGCTACTTAGTAGGCCGTGGAAATGCAAAGGATATAGACCTGAACCGCAATTTCCCCGACCTGAACGCTCTGATGTACTACTATGAGAGGCACAATGGCCAAAACCACCACCTGCCACTGCCAGACAACTGGGAACTACAG GTTGAGCCGGAAACTTTAGCTGTGATCAAATGGATGGACAATTATAACTTTGTTCTCTCAGCTAACCTCCACGGTGGAGCAGTTGTTGCCAACTACCCATTCGATAAGTCCCGAGAGCCCCGGATAAGAGGCAGGACGACATACTCAACCACGCCTGATGACAAAATATTCAGAAAG CTGGCAAAGACATACTCCTATGCCCACAGCTGGATGCATAAGGGCTGGAACTGTGGGGATTACTTTGATGAAGGAATTACAAACGGAGCCAGCTGGTACTCTTTGTCAAAGG GTATGCAGGACTTCAACTACCTCCATACTAACTGTTTCGAGATTACCCTGGAGCTCAGCTGTGATAAATTCCCTCCAGCAACGGCCCTCGCCAATGAATGGCTTGCCAACAGGGAGGCTCTGGTGTCCTACATGGAGCAG GTGCACCATGGGATCAAAGGGATGGTGTATGATGAAAACAACAACCCGATCAGCAATGCCGACATCTCTGTGGCAGGCATAAACCATGACATGACCAGCG GGCCGGATGGAGATTATTTCCGGCTACTGTTGCCTGGGACCTACACGGTTACCGCATCTGCACCAGGGTACCAACCCTTTACCAGCATGGTGACAGTGGGACCTGCAGAAGCTGTACAG CTACATTTCTATTTGAAGCTTCAGCCCAAAGTGTCAAACTTGCATGCAAAAGCTCATCCCAACAAGAAAGGCCATTCGACAGCTAAACTTCCTCCCACCAACCTTGGGCCAAGATAA
- the LOC130438568 gene encoding FERM domain-containing protein 6 isoform X1, whose protein sequence is MTVMKKNQDRSLCVILPNKLQLNITVRIKDRGQDVFNQVSEILGIRELHMFGLTVVRDNQPLFLDLEQKLSMYLPKSWRKNILKEKVVMYLKVQYFADNYQHIVNDDALKLYYAEVKARVLISRCYEQEGFYFQLAAYALQVELGDSKQGNNAYFQPQEFLPVWVIQRRGKGYILEHTPALHWKIAGMSSRKATQLFIQNAFILSDVPVTIYTLFKGKREKGRGVLLGLARTGLQIFEMLYEEQEFRYDLAWSCIYSIKFQGRKFETRADGMQGRKLVFYSVSVLHAKHLLQHISNSHRLHLNTKHTAVQFKATNDTYREMYITDQVDMNMDDSDDELPPIKFLLANMQNQSSGPVSVPNSQDCGHAIKGSDITQSSCGLEMSVDEPVETLVDSLEDLLCLVEQEEGVSVDDTFFHDYFSYSM, encoded by the exons ATGACCGTAATGAAGAAGAACCAAGACAGAAGTTTGTGTGTTATTCTGCCCAATAAACTACAACTGAACATCACTGTGAGG ATAAAGGACAGAGGGCAAGATGTGTTCAACCAGGTGTCTGAGATACTTGGAATCAGAGAGCTTCACATGTTTGGTCTGACTGTGGTTAGGG ACAATCAACCCTTGTTTCTGGATTTGGAGCAAAAACTCTCCATGTATCTTCCAAAGTCCTGGAGAAAGAACATATTAAAG GAAAAAGTGGTTATGTATCTAAAGGTGCAGTATTTTGCAGACAACTACCAGCATATTGT AAATGACGATGCTCTCAAGCTGTATTATGCTGAAGTGAAAGCCAGAGTTTTGATTTCTCGGTGTTATGAGCAAGAAGGATTTTATTTCCAGCTGGCGGCGTATGCCCTACAGGTCGAACTGGGGGATTCCAAACAGGGAAACAATGCATACTTTCAACCGCAGGAATTTCTACCTGTGTGG GTTATACAAAGGCGTGGGAAAGGTTACATCCTCGAGCACACCCCAGCCCTGCACTGGAAAATTGCGGGAATGTCCTCAAGGAAAGCTACTCAGCTTTTTATACAGAACGCTTTTATCCTGAGTGACGTGCCAGTCACCATCTATACCTTGTTCAAA ggaaaaagagaaaaaggacGTGGTGTTCTCCTGGGTCTGGCTAGAACTGGACTACAGATCTTTGag ATGCTGTATGAAGAACAAGAGTTTCGATATGATTTGGCCTGGTCATGCATTTATTCGATTAAGTTCCAG GGCAGGAAGTTTGAGACACGTGCAGATGGCATGCAGGGGAGAAAGCTGGTGTTCTACAGTGTCTCTGTCCTCCATGCCAAACACCTGCTGCAGCACATAAGCAACAGTCACCGTCTGCATCTCAACACAAAGCACACAGCTGTTCAGTTTAAGGCAACAAACG ACACATACAGAGAGATGTACATCACAGACCAAGTTGATATGAATATGGACGACAGTGATGATGAGCTTCCACCAATAAAATTCCTCTTAGCCAACATGCAGAACCAATCCAGTGGCCCTGTCTCTGTTCCAAACTCTCAAGATTGTGGACACGCAATAAAAG GCTCAGACATCACGCAAAGCTCCTGTGGTTTAGAGATGAGTGTTGATGAACCAGTGGAAACTTTGGTGGACAGTCTTGAGGACCTGCTTTGTTTAGTGGAGCAAGAAGAGGGTGTATCTGTAGATGATACTTTTTTCCATGACTACTTTTCCTACAGCATGTG A
- the LOC130438568 gene encoding FERM domain-containing protein 6 isoform X2 — protein sequence MFGLTVVRDNQPLFLDLEQKLSMYLPKSWRKNILKEKVVMYLKVQYFADNYQHIVNDDALKLYYAEVKARVLISRCYEQEGFYFQLAAYALQVELGDSKQGNNAYFQPQEFLPVWVIQRRGKGYILEHTPALHWKIAGMSSRKATQLFIQNAFILSDVPVTIYTLFKGKREKGRGVLLGLARTGLQIFEMLYEEQEFRYDLAWSCIYSIKFQGRKFETRADGMQGRKLVFYSVSVLHAKHLLQHISNSHRLHLNTKHTAVQFKATNDTYREMYITDQVDMNMDDSDDELPPIKFLLANMQNQSSGPVSVPNSQDCGHAIKGSDITQSSCGLEMSVDEPVETLVDSLEDLLCLVEQEEGVSVDDTFFHDYFSYSMW from the exons ATGTTTGGTCTGACTGTGGTTAGGG ACAATCAACCCTTGTTTCTGGATTTGGAGCAAAAACTCTCCATGTATCTTCCAAAGTCCTGGAGAAAGAACATATTAAAG GAAAAAGTGGTTATGTATCTAAAGGTGCAGTATTTTGCAGACAACTACCAGCATATTGT AAATGACGATGCTCTCAAGCTGTATTATGCTGAAGTGAAAGCCAGAGTTTTGATTTCTCGGTGTTATGAGCAAGAAGGATTTTATTTCCAGCTGGCGGCGTATGCCCTACAGGTCGAACTGGGGGATTCCAAACAGGGAAACAATGCATACTTTCAACCGCAGGAATTTCTACCTGTGTGG GTTATACAAAGGCGTGGGAAAGGTTACATCCTCGAGCACACCCCAGCCCTGCACTGGAAAATTGCGGGAATGTCCTCAAGGAAAGCTACTCAGCTTTTTATACAGAACGCTTTTATCCTGAGTGACGTGCCAGTCACCATCTATACCTTGTTCAAA ggaaaaagagaaaaaggacGTGGTGTTCTCCTGGGTCTGGCTAGAACTGGACTACAGATCTTTGag ATGCTGTATGAAGAACAAGAGTTTCGATATGATTTGGCCTGGTCATGCATTTATTCGATTAAGTTCCAG GGCAGGAAGTTTGAGACACGTGCAGATGGCATGCAGGGGAGAAAGCTGGTGTTCTACAGTGTCTCTGTCCTCCATGCCAAACACCTGCTGCAGCACATAAGCAACAGTCACCGTCTGCATCTCAACACAAAGCACACAGCTGTTCAGTTTAAGGCAACAAACG ACACATACAGAGAGATGTACATCACAGACCAAGTTGATATGAATATGGACGACAGTGATGATGAGCTTCCACCAATAAAATTCCTCTTAGCCAACATGCAGAACCAATCCAGTGGCCCTGTCTCTGTTCCAAACTCTCAAGATTGTGGACACGCAATAAAAG GCTCAGACATCACGCAAAGCTCCTGTGGTTTAGAGATGAGTGTTGATGAACCAGTGGAAACTTTGGTGGACAGTCTTGAGGACCTGCTTTGTTTAGTGGAGCAAGAAGAGGGTGTATCTGTAGATGATACTTTTTTCCATGACTACTTTTCCTACAGCATGTGGTAA